Proteins from one Vibrio pomeroyi genomic window:
- a CDS encoding helix-turn-helix domain-containing protein, which yields MKKFKVESESVGDIFVIGDSKLFPLAPNMRDYNDFSYLKDFAVSLSTPELRFLQILIEESNKNQALSDEPPVVGRLALIEYIWGVESDYIDKGTNLNQLKCTLSKKIKNIINEEFIITHPRVGYSINKEFLAVPINEENYSSLLRTPIKKVSKSTGFEKFEGAEEGKFNFSKLIYILLSVILLFLIIDTFIIMKSHF from the coding sequence TTGAAAAAATTCAAAGTCGAAAGCGAAAGTGTAGGTGATATATTCGTCATTGGAGATTCTAAGTTGTTTCCACTTGCCCCTAATATGAGAGATTACAATGACTTTTCTTATCTTAAGGATTTTGCTGTAAGCCTATCTACCCCGGAACTCAGATTTTTGCAGATTTTGATAGAAGAAAGTAATAAAAATCAGGCTTTGAGTGATGAGCCTCCTGTGGTCGGAAGGTTAGCATTGATAGAATATATTTGGGGTGTTGAGTCTGATTATATAGATAAAGGTACCAATTTAAACCAGTTGAAGTGTACCTTAAGTAAAAAAATCAAGAATATTATAAATGAAGAGTTTATTATCACTCACCCAAGAGTTGGTTATTCAATCAACAAAGAATTTTTAGCGGTTCCTATAAATGAAGAAAATTATTCTTCACTTTTACGAACTCCCATTAAAAAAGTCTCAAAATCCACAGGGTTTGAAAAGTTTGAGGGAGCCGAAGAAGGTAAATTTAATTTTTCAAAATTGATCTATATTTTATTAAGTGTAATATTATTGTTTTTGATTATTGATACTTTTATTATAATGAAAAGTCACTTCTAA
- the tpx gene encoding thiol peroxidase has translation MLVTFQKKPISIKGSIPIVGERAPDFELCSSDLNALTLAAMKGKKLILNIFPSLDTDVCASSVRILNHMKSRGENDLQDVLIVCISKDLPFAMKRFFDAEGISNCIVGSCFRSTNFMQDYGVEISSGLLRGLAARSIIVVGKDGLVKYNELVQEITDEPNYKAAILACKN, from the coding sequence GTGTTAGTAACATTTCAAAAAAAACCAATTTCGATAAAAGGTTCAATACCTATAGTAGGCGAGCGTGCTCCGGACTTCGAGCTGTGTTCATCAGATTTGAATGCTCTTACTCTAGCGGCAATGAAAGGAAAAAAATTGATATTAAATATTTTTCCAAGTTTGGACACAGATGTTTGTGCTTCTAGTGTGCGTATTTTAAATCATATGAAGTCTAGAGGTGAGAATGATTTGCAAGATGTTCTGATTGTTTGTATATCTAAGGATTTGCCATTTGCTATGAAGAGGTTTTTTGACGCTGAGGGTATATCTAATTGTATTGTTGGGTCATGCTTTCGCTCAACTAACTTTATGCAAGATTACGGTGTTGAAATAAGTAGTGGGCTACTCAGAGGTCTAGCTGCTAGATCAATTATAGTGGTTGGGAAAGATGGATTGGTTAAATATAATGAGCTGGTTCAAGAAATAACCGATGAACCTAATTATAAGGCGGCTATTTTGGCATGTAAAAATTGA
- a CDS encoding oligogalacturonate-specific porin KdgM family protein: MKKNQLISKKNLLIFGLAFSCLSASLPALADGGPHGFTDYRHEYLSESRKHYDRVMFGNFFSNGLGILAELRYATEEGSDQDVWNPSDFTNNGMGLSAVYKFKPLDNKKFWLEPMFWLDSSKWWSTYEYGLSSGYDFSKEWKLSGRFRYDMDKATSDSKNYNNSDRNNKRYDLWVKYNPDGTNLRLTFNGVYYDNDYITWNNGKKDYALDLKVGYKLGSWEPYFRIGDKRASKTTNERQVRYRAGLTYSW; the protein is encoded by the coding sequence ATGAAAAAAAATCAACTTATATCCAAAAAAAACCTACTAATATTTGGTTTGGCGTTTAGCTGTCTCTCTGCGAGCTTGCCTGCTTTAGCAGACGGTGGTCCCCATGGGTTTACCGATTATAGACATGAATATCTATCCGAATCTCGTAAGCACTATGATCGTGTTATGTTCGGTAACTTTTTTAGTAACGGGTTAGGTATATTGGCAGAGTTGCGCTATGCAACAGAAGAAGGTTCGGACCAAGATGTATGGAACCCTTCTGACTTCACAAATAACGGCATGGGGTTAAGTGCTGTTTATAAGTTTAAGCCACTAGACAATAAAAAGTTTTGGCTGGAACCAATGTTTTGGCTTGATAGTAGCAAGTGGTGGTCGACCTATGAATACGGTTTGAGTAGTGGATATGATTTCTCGAAAGAATGGAAGCTATCTGGTAGATTTCGATATGATATGGATAAAGCTACGAGCGACTCTAAAAACTATAATAATTCAGATCGTAACAACAAGCGATACGATTTATGGGTCAAATATAATCCGGATGGTACAAACCTCAGATTGACTTTTAACGGTGTTTATTACGATAACGACTACATCACCTGGAACAATGGTAAGAAGGATTACGCACTTGATCTAAAAGTTGGCTACAAACTTGGTTCGTGGGAACCATACTTTCGTATTGGTGATAAGCGTGCCAGTAAAACCACCAACGAGCGTCAAGTCCGATATCGCGCTGGTCTAACTTACTCTTGGTAG
- a CDS encoding esterase-like activity of phytase family protein produces the protein MKTTRITAIFALMSLCTSVMASEVSVVRIMDLETGTLVENYKSSGSDKLARKTQEIGGLSAIAMVSSKKFVALSDARSRPSKGLTRFYKGSFSDNYNQFKIDDVVVLKNKQGKPFGPNEKDPESLVLLPSGNILWGSEASHTLIVSDLDGNQISDVSYLLPAYYKGDNKTIGLRKNQSLEGMSLSPDGTTLFVATESALIQDGSVSTPTTPSLSRILKFEVDKSSQLKLVGEYGYVVDRINVQSKYGVHDNGVSDILAIDNNRLLVVERNGYSVKEGYCCFDFDVRVFKVNLTNATNLKGTHSVSDVDAPNPILPAYKSLYFKFSDLVSDQQNYEGLTYGPLVDGKSTLLFSADNNFQPHQKSQLVLISAPDLEQR, from the coding sequence ATGAAAACTACTAGAATTACAGCAATATTTGCGTTGATGAGTCTGTGTACTTCGGTTATGGCATCTGAAGTTTCAGTTGTTCGTATCATGGATTTGGAAACTGGTACTCTTGTTGAAAATTACAAGTCATCAGGAAGTGATAAGCTTGCACGTAAAACTCAAGAAATTGGTGGATTGTCCGCAATAGCCATGGTTTCTTCAAAAAAGTTTGTTGCATTATCGGATGCTCGTTCCCGTCCATCGAAAGGGTTAACTCGGTTTTACAAAGGGTCGTTCTCCGACAATTATAACCAGTTTAAAATTGACGACGTAGTTGTATTGAAGAACAAACAAGGTAAACCTTTCGGTCCGAATGAGAAAGACCCAGAATCATTGGTATTACTGCCTAGTGGTAATATCTTATGGGGTTCAGAAGCTAGTCACACTTTGATAGTTTCTGACCTTGATGGGAATCAAATTAGTGATGTTTCATACCTGCTGCCTGCTTATTATAAGGGGGATAATAAAACAATTGGTCTTAGGAAGAACCAGTCCTTGGAAGGTATGAGTCTATCTCCTGATGGTACTACATTGTTTGTAGCAACTGAATCTGCTTTGATTCAAGATGGTTCCGTTTCCACCCCGACGACCCCTTCTCTATCTCGAATATTAAAGTTTGAAGTCGATAAATCCTCTCAGTTGAAATTGGTTGGTGAATATGGCTATGTGGTCGATCGAATAAATGTTCAGAGTAAATATGGTGTTCATGACAATGGCGTTTCTGACATATTAGCAATCGATAACAATAGGTTATTAGTAGTCGAACGAAATGGGTATTCAGTAAAAGAAGGGTATTGCTGTTTCGACTTTGATGTTCGTGTTTTTAAAGTGAATCTCACAAATGCAACAAACTTAAAAGGGACACATTCAGTAAGTGATGTTGATGCACCAAATCCGATACTACCAGCTTATAAGTCATTATACTTTAAATTTTCTGACCTTGTCTCAGACCAGCAAAATTATGAAGGTTTAACTTATGGTCCGTTGGTTGATGGAAAATCAACATTGCTATTCAGTGCGGATAATAATTTTCAACCACATCAAAAAAGTCAGTTGGTATTGATTTCGGCGCCCGACTTGGAGCAACGTTAG
- the ushA gene encoding bifunctional UDP-sugar hydrolase/5'-nucleotidase UshA, translating to MKIRLTLITLVLAFSSASDAEEVMNQEQYLTVLHTNDHHGRFWKDERDQAGMAARKTLIDSIRDEVASKGGQTLLLSGGDINTGVPESDMQYAKPDFIGMKYLGYDAMAVGNHEFDVSYGIMNMQQVWSQVPFLSANIYDKSTNERSFAPYKLFDFDGLRVAVLGLTTTDTLKVGSSTLKQKYIINDPSQEVLKLTKELDAKSPDVVIALTHMGHYVNGEHGSNAYGDVTLANNLPNGTLDAIIGGHSQNAVCYQKNSRKKEVFEPGDACWPDRHNGTWIMQAQEWGRFVGRADFIIKEGVVELINYQLIPVNLKKKVKLDGNKKYVLYQNEIDQDEDIISLLKPYYEKGNNLINYRITNIAQRLEGDRKVVRSQQTNLGNVISDSMMVKTGADLAIMNSGGIRDSIDEGEVTYRNILKVLPWGNSIVTVELSGSELKTYLSEVLKKTPGSGGYVQRSTNFNLVDGEVTIDGKKLSPTNTYKLALSSYASRGGDGYPKLNKHPTYVDTGYLDADVLKEFLIQNN from the coding sequence ATGAAAATTAGACTAACTCTAATAACCCTTGTTTTGGCTTTTAGTAGTGCAAGTGACGCCGAAGAAGTTATGAACCAAGAGCAATACCTTACTGTTCTTCATACTAACGACCACCATGGTCGCTTCTGGAAGGATGAACGTGATCAAGCTGGCATGGCTGCTCGTAAGACGTTGATTGATTCGATTCGAGATGAGGTGGCTTCTAAAGGAGGTCAAACCTTATTACTGTCCGGTGGTGACATAAACACAGGTGTTCCTGAATCAGACATGCAATATGCTAAGCCTGATTTTATCGGCATGAAATATCTTGGTTATGATGCCATGGCGGTTGGGAATCACGAATTTGACGTTTCATATGGTATCATGAATATGCAACAGGTTTGGTCGCAAGTGCCATTTCTATCGGCCAATATTTATGACAAATCCACAAATGAACGCTCATTTGCCCCATATAAGCTGTTTGACTTTGATGGTTTAAGAGTTGCCGTGCTTGGTTTAACAACTACGGATACACTTAAAGTTGGCTCTTCGACACTCAAACAGAAATACATTATCAATGATCCTAGCCAAGAGGTGTTAAAACTGACCAAAGAACTCGATGCCAAGAGTCCTGATGTTGTAATTGCTTTAACTCATATGGGGCACTATGTAAATGGTGAACATGGATCCAATGCTTACGGTGACGTTACACTAGCGAACAACCTTCCAAATGGTACGCTTGATGCAATCATTGGTGGGCACTCTCAAAATGCTGTTTGTTATCAGAAAAACTCTCGAAAGAAAGAAGTCTTTGAACCTGGTGATGCCTGTTGGCCTGATAGGCACAATGGCACTTGGATCATGCAGGCGCAAGAGTGGGGGAGGTTTGTTGGGAGAGCAGATTTCATCATTAAAGAAGGCGTAGTGGAACTGATTAATTACCAACTCATCCCTGTTAACTTGAAGAAAAAGGTTAAATTGGACGGTAATAAAAAGTATGTTCTTTATCAAAATGAGATTGATCAAGACGAAGATATAATATCGTTACTCAAACCTTATTATGAGAAAGGGAACAATTTAATCAATTATCGAATCACGAATATTGCTCAAAGACTTGAAGGTGATAGAAAGGTTGTGAGGTCTCAGCAAACCAATTTAGGTAATGTTATTTCTGATTCTATGATGGTTAAAACTGGAGCTGATTTAGCCATCATGAATTCAGGAGGTATTCGCGACAGTATTGATGAAGGCGAAGTAACGTATAGAAATATTTTGAAAGTACTGCCTTGGGGCAACAGCATAGTTACTGTTGAACTATCTGGTAGTGAACTTAAGACTTATCTTTCTGAGGTATTAAAGAAAACTCCAGGCTCTGGTGGTTATGTGCAGAGAAGTACTAACTTCAACTTGGTCGATGGAGAAGTTACCATAGATGGTAAGAAGCTTAGTCCTACCAATACATACAAGTTAGCGCTTTCTAGCTATGCTTCTCGTGGCGGCGATGGATACCCAAAACTCAACAAACATCCAACTTATGTTGATACTGGATATTTAGATGCAGATGTATTAAAGGAGTTCCTAATCCAAAATAACTAA
- a CDS encoding outer membrane protein OmpK has translation MKRRIITITLTFMFSGQALALDYFDDVSKNDHRWFKFNYMFAVDELPGESDHDYVELEFGGRSGIFDMYGYVDLFNPFDSEDSDKYDQEKLFMKIAPRMSIDGLLRKDFSFGPVKELYVSGVYSTGGAGHSGNNISTNGGLIGIGADIEVPIMGVMGWSILRQYDVNTREWNGYQISTGWFNPLIYFDNGSFLAFQGYGDFTWGMDDSDPDNLSSTGFAMFNGFYWHNDKVSVGYGLKFFKDIYGLKDEGFAGKTTGVAHYFSVGYSF, from the coding sequence ATGAAGAGAAGAATTATAACTATTACTTTAACATTTATGTTTAGCGGTCAAGCGCTGGCTTTAGACTACTTTGACGACGTGAGCAAGAATGACCATCGATGGTTTAAGTTTAACTATATGTTTGCTGTAGATGAGTTACCTGGAGAGTCAGACCACGATTATGTTGAGTTGGAGTTTGGTGGCCGTTCGGGTATCTTTGATATGTACGGATATGTGGATTTATTTAATCCATTTGATTCCGAAGATAGCGACAAATATGACCAAGAAAAGCTATTTATGAAAATTGCACCTCGTATGTCTATTGACGGTCTGCTTAGGAAGGACTTTTCATTTGGGCCAGTTAAAGAATTATACGTGTCGGGAGTTTACTCTACTGGGGGAGCTGGTCATTCAGGTAACAATATTTCTACTAATGGCGGGTTGATTGGTATTGGAGCGGATATAGAAGTTCCAATTATGGGAGTTATGGGTTGGAGTATATTACGCCAGTATGATGTTAATACTCGAGAATGGAATGGATATCAGATTTCTACTGGTTGGTTTAATCCGCTAATTTATTTCGATAATGGTTCGTTCTTAGCTTTTCAAGGTTATGGTGATTTTACTTGGGGAATGGATGATTCCGATCCTGATAACCTATCATCGACTGGTTTTGCTATGTTTAACGGTTTTTACTGGCATAACGATAAAGTTTCAGTAGGCTACGGTTTGAAATTTTTTAAAGATATTTATGGTCTAAAAGATGAGGGTTTTGCTGGTAAAACAACAGGTGTAGCGCATTACTTTAGCGTCGGCTACTCGTTCTAA
- a CDS encoding GntR family transcriptional regulator, which produces MKKIRKYVELANRLKEQIEAGLWKENTATPTERQISESYDVSRSTVRKAIQMMTEEGYLRSEQGSGTFVRPSNSRDNQRSLHSLSDDLESKGLSIGQIILDLEVIEPNKFIRDKLSIHGTDDRVQKIRRVRLSGTTPIGIHTAYIPLNGHKPITEVELMNSQSLYRLLNQNWGIKPVEAVESLSARLPSPQESQYLEITMNEAVLICNRISYSSKDQPIEYVEMVYPSSRFDYTIRINSRSYYQ; this is translated from the coding sequence ATGAAAAAGATAAGAAAATACGTAGAGTTGGCAAATCGCTTAAAGGAGCAGATCGAGGCGGGGTTATGGAAAGAAAATACAGCAACCCCAACAGAACGTCAGATCAGCGAATCTTATGACGTCAGCCGTTCAACTGTCCGCAAAGCAATTCAAATGATGACGGAGGAAGGTTACTTACGCAGTGAGCAAGGAAGCGGCACTTTCGTTCGTCCTTCAAACTCCCGAGATAATCAGCGCTCATTACATAGTCTTAGTGACGATTTGGAGTCCAAAGGGCTCTCTATTGGTCAAATAATTCTCGACTTGGAGGTCATTGAACCGAATAAGTTTATTAGAGATAAACTATCTATACATGGTACTGATGACCGCGTACAAAAAATAAGGCGTGTGCGTCTATCAGGAACTACACCTATCGGCATTCATACAGCGTACATCCCTTTAAATGGCCACAAACCGATAACTGAAGTCGAATTAATGAATAGTCAGAGTCTTTATAGACTACTCAACCAGAACTGGGGAATTAAGCCAGTCGAAGCTGTTGAATCGTTAAGCGCAAGGCTTCCCTCACCTCAAGAAAGTCAGTACCTTGAAATTACGATGAACGAAGCTGTTCTAATATGCAATCGAATAAGTTATTCTTCGAAAGATCAGCCTATTGAGTATGTTGAAATGGTTTACCCTTCAAGTCGGTTTGACTACACAATTCGAATTAATAGTCGATCTTATTATCAATAA
- a CDS encoding GntR family transcriptional regulator, with translation MQDSFYTFKGNDGIWQENNAIPVERKISLEYSVSRSTVRKAIQMMTEEGYLRSEHGSGTVALHVR, from the coding sequence GTGCAAGACTCTTTTTACACGTTTAAAGGTAATGATGGTATTTGGCAAGAGAACAATGCAATACCTGTAGAACGCAAAATTAGCCTTGAGTATTCAGTCAGTCGTTCAACTGTTCGCAAAGCAATTCAAATGATGACGGAGGAAGGTTACTTACGCAGTGAACATGGGAGTGGCACCGTTGCGTTGCACGTCCGTTAA
- a CDS encoding BMP family ABC transporter substrate-binding protein, which translates to MKKFIGITLVSSLALVAGLSSTVKAADDFSAVYFVHGTLGDKSFMDSAQRGMEMAKEKLNMRSRTVEAGLDSTQWEPAFRDVVEFEDYDVYVAVTYPMASVVQELAQEYPDKKFVLIDAEVDYSACSNKCDNVYSLLFKQSEASLLAGAYAASMTKSEAPQANKDKMVVGIVGGQEVPVIQDFVVGFEQGVEFVDKDVKVLVQYANSWTDPAKGKEIAKALYDQGADIVFAVAGGTGQGVFEAAQEENRYAIGVDADQSEILKASNPTQASLIITSVLKNVDTGLLLVLEKAKKGELNYGQSEFIGVKEGAVGLAKNEVYKSVTPYPVQENIKSIELKLINKSLVANSVFNR; encoded by the coding sequence ATGAAAAAATTTATCGGTATAACATTAGTGAGTAGTTTAGCTCTTGTTGCAGGTCTTTCATCTACCGTGAAAGCTGCTGACGACTTTAGTGCTGTTTACTTCGTGCATGGCACGTTAGGAGATAAGTCATTCATGGATTCTGCGCAGCGCGGTATGGAGATGGCCAAAGAAAAACTCAATATGCGCTCTAGGACGGTTGAAGCAGGCTTAGATAGCACCCAGTGGGAACCAGCGTTTCGTGATGTTGTAGAGTTCGAGGACTACGATGTTTATGTCGCTGTGACTTACCCAATGGCAAGTGTTGTTCAAGAGCTTGCTCAAGAGTATCCAGATAAGAAATTCGTACTTATTGATGCTGAAGTTGACTACAGCGCATGTAGTAATAAATGTGACAACGTTTACTCACTATTGTTCAAGCAAAGTGAAGCCTCGTTATTAGCCGGTGCTTATGCTGCAAGCATGACTAAGTCAGAGGCACCGCAAGCAAATAAAGACAAAATGGTCGTAGGTATTGTTGGTGGTCAAGAAGTCCCTGTAATTCAAGACTTTGTTGTAGGTTTCGAGCAAGGTGTTGAATTTGTTGATAAAGACGTGAAAGTACTTGTGCAGTACGCGAATTCGTGGACTGACCCTGCTAAAGGTAAAGAGATTGCAAAAGCACTATATGATCAAGGTGCAGACATCGTTTTTGCTGTAGCCGGTGGTACGGGGCAAGGTGTGTTTGAGGCAGCACAAGAAGAAAATCGTTACGCAATTGGTGTTGATGCTGACCAATCTGAAATTCTTAAAGCGTCTAACCCAACTCAAGCGAGCCTTATTATTACTTCTGTATTGAAGAATGTAGATACTGGCTTACTTCTTGTGCTTGAAAAAGCCAAAAAAGGTGAGCTTAACTACGGCCAGTCAGAGTTTATAGGTGTCAAGGAAGGTGCCGTTGGTTTGGCTAAGAATGAAGTATACAAATCGGTGACACCTTACCCAGTGCAAGAAAATATCAAGTCTATTGAGTTAAAGCTTATTAATAAGTCTCTTGTAGCTAATTCCGTATTCAACCGCTAA
- a CDS encoding ABC transporter ATP-binding protein, translated as MTDFLRVDGISKTYDNGVVANTDISFNVQQGIMHAICGENGAGKSTLMKMLYGLVKPTSGDIYYKGDKLDLDSPKEAIELGIGMVHQEFMLVPSFTVAENITLGADVLKGGFLDKEDAIRVTRALAETYKFDIDAEATVESIPVGMRQRVEILKALYRGADLLILDEPTAVLTPQESEELFVSLKRLVREQNKSVIFITHKLKEVKFASDKITVIQHGKVTGNFDTDSVSVEQLANSMVGREVDNTYYRKSQDIGIKALEIKGLNYKDSAGIQRINNLSIDVYEGEVLGIAGVEGNGQTELARLISGLDKPTSGDIEFYGQAIQGKTPRQIRDLKVAHVSEDRKGDGTAGEASIRDNVIVDRYHQKSFGDMGLLKMGYIKEHLDHLIARFDIRCKSQETAIGSLSGGNMQKVVIAREVSAEPKFLIAAQPTRGVDIGAAQLIRNELITLRDNKKGVLLLSADLDEILSISDRIAVIYKGEIVGVFKNENIDEKALGLYMLGLKRQS; from the coding sequence ATGACTGATTTTTTAAGAGTCGATGGAATTTCCAAGACTTATGATAATGGCGTAGTTGCAAATACTGATATCAGTTTCAATGTGCAACAAGGGATTATGCATGCCATCTGCGGCGAGAATGGTGCAGGTAAAAGTACGCTGATGAAAATGCTATATGGTTTGGTAAAACCAACATCAGGAGATATTTATTACAAAGGTGACAAACTGGATTTAGACAGCCCTAAAGAAGCGATTGAGTTGGGTATTGGTATGGTTCATCAAGAGTTTATGCTTGTCCCTTCATTTACAGTGGCGGAAAATATCACACTCGGTGCAGACGTGTTAAAAGGTGGTTTTCTTGATAAAGAAGATGCAATTCGCGTCACTAGAGCCCTTGCTGAAACGTACAAATTTGATATTGACGCGGAAGCAACTGTTGAGTCCATTCCTGTTGGTATGCGTCAACGTGTTGAAATTTTAAAAGCATTATACCGAGGTGCCGACCTTCTTATTCTTGATGAACCCACGGCTGTATTGACCCCTCAAGAAAGCGAAGAGTTATTTGTTTCTCTTAAAAGGCTTGTAAGAGAGCAAAATAAATCAGTCATATTTATTACTCATAAGCTGAAAGAAGTGAAATTTGCTTCAGACAAAATTACCGTTATCCAACATGGCAAAGTAACAGGCAATTTTGATACTGATAGCGTGTCGGTAGAGCAACTCGCGAATAGTATGGTTGGTCGAGAAGTCGATAACACTTACTACAGAAAATCACAAGATATTGGTATTAAAGCCCTAGAAATCAAAGGTCTTAACTATAAAGATAGTGCTGGTATCCAGCGAATTAACAACCTTTCAATCGATGTTTATGAGGGGGAAGTGCTTGGGATTGCAGGTGTTGAAGGAAACGGTCAAACAGAGTTAGCGCGACTGATTTCTGGTCTAGATAAACCAACTTCTGGGGATATTGAGTTTTACGGCCAGGCCATCCAAGGGAAGACTCCACGTCAAATTCGTGATCTTAAAGTTGCCCATGTATCTGAAGACCGAAAAGGGGATGGTACAGCTGGGGAAGCGTCCATTCGTGATAACGTAATAGTTGATCGTTATCACCAGAAAAGCTTCGGTGATATGGGACTTCTAAAGATGGGGTACATAAAAGAGCACCTAGACCACCTTATCGCCCGATTTGATATTCGCTGCAAGAGCCAGGAAACCGCAATTGGTTCCCTGTCTGGCGGTAATATGCAAAAAGTTGTAATTGCTCGGGAAGTTTCTGCAGAGCCTAAATTTCTGATTGCAGCCCAACCCACTAGAGGCGTCGATATTGGTGCTGCTCAACTGATTAGGAATGAATTAATTACACTCCGAGATAACAAAAAAGGTGTGCTTTTACTCTCTGCAGATTTAGATGAGATTTTGTCAATCTCTGATCGCATCGCTGTTATCTATAAAGGTGAGATTGTCGGTGTGTTTAAGAATGAAAACATTGATGAAAAGGCCCTCGGTCTTTACATGCTTGGGCTAAAGAGGCAGTCATAA
- a CDS encoding ABC transporter permease, translating to MSSLTLNKGNIFGELLRILSVVTAAITIGFIITLFVSEDAVGAFKVLLTGPFPIVDISDTGIKLRGLSRTGSWLIDFTTLVLLGLSVCLAFRARQFSMAAEGQLFLGAIASAAVVIYIDGPSFFVVPLALFSAATIGFLWGMIPGYLKAYLGANEIVSTLMLNIIAVQLYRYILVYYMNDPTAGFIASETIPVDMRLDRILPGTKLTSMFYIMLAASAFVVLLIYRSKFGYQLNILGVNEKFARYGGIATKRVVMLTFAVSGVFAGLAGAHLALGVTSRLNLYLAPGIGFEGIVVALLARNDPRLIPLCALLYSYLRVGSQIMERSTDVPRELVLIIQALIILFVMVDQLKPFLNRIKVKYGKKASDSSQLTNSNGVAKDV from the coding sequence ATGAGTAGTCTTACTTTAAACAAAGGTAATATCTTTGGTGAGCTGTTACGTATCTTATCAGTTGTTACCGCGGCCATCACAATTGGCTTTATCATTACACTGTTTGTTAGCGAAGATGCTGTTGGTGCATTCAAGGTTCTGTTAACTGGTCCGTTCCCGATAGTCGATATTTCGGATACGGGAATAAAACTTCGTGGCTTAAGCCGCACGGGTTCATGGCTTATTGATTTTACAACTCTTGTTTTACTTGGTTTATCCGTTTGTTTAGCATTTCGAGCGCGCCAATTTAGTATGGCAGCAGAGGGGCAACTTTTCTTAGGTGCCATCGCTTCAGCGGCTGTTGTTATCTACATTGATGGCCCTAGCTTTTTTGTTGTGCCGCTAGCGCTGTTTTCAGCAGCGACAATTGGATTTCTTTGGGGGATGATTCCGGGTTACCTAAAAGCATATCTTGGCGCGAATGAAATCGTTAGTACTTTGATGTTGAATATCATTGCTGTGCAATTGTATCGCTACATCCTTGTGTACTATATGAATGATCCAACAGCAGGTTTTATTGCATCAGAAACTATTCCAGTGGATATGCGTTTAGACCGAATTCTTCCAGGCACTAAATTGACGTCAATGTTCTACATTATGCTTGCAGCGTCTGCATTTGTTGTATTGCTTATTTACCGTTCGAAGTTTGGGTATCAGCTTAATATTCTTGGTGTTAATGAAAAGTTTGCTCGTTATGGCGGTATTGCAACTAAGAGAGTTGTCATGCTGACGTTTGCAGTAAGTGGTGTATTTGCTGGCTTAGCAGGTGCACATTTGGCATTGGGGGTAACAAGCCGACTTAATCTTTATCTGGCGCCAGGAATTGGCTTTGAAGGTATTGTAGTCGCTTTACTTGCAAGAAATGACCCACGATTAATTCCATTGTGTGCTTTGCTTTACAGCTACCTTCGGGTGGGTTCGCAAATTATGGAACGCAGTACTGATGTACCTCGTGAGTTAGTGCTAATTATCCAAGCCTTGATCATCCTATTTGTGATGGTTGATCAACTGAAACCTTTCTTAAATCGCATAAAAGTTAAGTATGGAAAGAAAGCGTCTGATTCTTCCCAACTAACTAATTCTAATGGGGTCGCTAAAGATGTTTGA